Proteins encoded by one window of Maliibacterium massiliense:
- a CDS encoding trypsin-like peptidase domain-containing protein — MDRYYSYKPEDIAEPNGQHIDADMQDMAALQSQSAQASAGAEDAPQEAAQPDGADAQSVRSEETPAAAMDGYSTYHYSAGDGAGQTPPQAPYAHDGYGAAPPPRPPRKKRSFTWLYVVVSLLIGCLVGGLVFGAGMSVWKWNGGDNQATAPSASAAASQQVQPSASATQLPQASGTGNESAIPDIVDQVLPSVVSVRAITQQNMGNRVVDSGESGGSGVILTADGYVVTNQHVVAGATEIKVILSDNETTYTAKLIGADERTDLAVLKIDAKNLTPMTLGDSSALRVGETVIAIGNPINDELSGTVTSGIVSASQRELTVDSTGRTLRLIQHTAPINPGNSGGALVNTRGELIGINSRKTVVAGYDANGRTISAEGIGFAIPSSEAKPVIEQLMSQGYVTRPWVGFAGYGLTEQEAEMNDVPQGIFVDTVYDGPAKNAGIKKGDILIGINNIDTATFNAFSQELEKHNPGDTVPIKLWRDGKELTVEVTLQERAKD; from the coding sequence ATGGATCGGTATTATTCTTACAAGCCCGAAGACATCGCCGAACCCAACGGACAGCATATAGATGCGGACATGCAGGATATGGCCGCCCTGCAGAGCCAGAGCGCGCAAGCTTCCGCCGGCGCGGAGGACGCGCCCCAAGAGGCGGCGCAGCCGGACGGGGCGGACGCCCAAAGCGTGCGTAGCGAGGAGACGCCCGCAGCGGCGATGGACGGCTACAGCACCTACCACTACAGCGCGGGCGACGGCGCGGGCCAAACGCCCCCGCAGGCGCCCTATGCGCACGACGGCTATGGCGCGGCCCCGCCGCCGCGCCCGCCCAGGAAAAAGCGCTCCTTCACCTGGCTCTACGTCGTGGTCTCGCTTTTGATCGGCTGCCTTGTGGGCGGCCTGGTCTTTGGCGCGGGTATGAGCGTTTGGAAGTGGAACGGGGGCGATAACCAGGCGACCGCGCCCAGCGCGAGCGCCGCCGCCTCCCAACAGGTCCAGCCCAGTGCCTCAGCGACGCAGCTGCCACAGGCGAGCGGGACGGGAAACGAAAGCGCGATCCCCGATATCGTGGACCAGGTGCTTCCCTCTGTGGTGAGCGTGCGCGCCATCACCCAGCAGAACATGGGCAATCGCGTGGTGGATTCCGGCGAGAGCGGCGGCTCGGGCGTCATCCTCACCGCGGACGGCTATGTCGTCACCAACCAACACGTCGTTGCCGGCGCCACAGAGATTAAGGTCATCCTCTCGGACAATGAGACCACCTACACCGCCAAGCTCATCGGCGCGGATGAGCGCACCGATTTGGCCGTGCTCAAAATCGACGCCAAAAACTTAACGCCTATGACGCTGGGCGATTCCTCCGCGCTGCGCGTGGGAGAGACGGTCATCGCCATCGGCAACCCTATCAACGACGAGCTTTCCGGCACGGTCACAAGCGGCATTGTCAGCGCCTCCCAGCGCGAGTTGACGGTGGACAGCACCGGCCGCACTCTGCGCCTGATTCAGCACACCGCGCCCATCAACCCCGGCAACAGCGGCGGTGCGCTGGTCAACACCAGGGGGGAACTCATCGGCATCAATTCCCGCAAAACCGTTGTGGCCGGCTATGATGCCAACGGCCGCACCATCTCGGCCGAGGGCATCGGCTTTGCCATTCCCTCCAGCGAGGCCAAGCCTGTCATCGAACAGCTGATGAGCCAGGGCTACGTAACGCGCCCCTGGGTGGGCTTTGCGGGCTACGGGCTCACCGAGCAGGAGGCGGAGATGAACGACGTGCCGCAGGGCATCTTCGTCGATACCGTCTATGACGGGCCGGCTAAGAACGCTGGCATCAAAAAGGGTGATATCCTCATTGGCATCAATAACATCGATACGGCGACGTTTAACGCGTTTTCCCAAGAGCTGGAGAAGCATAACCCCGGCGACACCGTGCCCATCAAGCTGTGGCGCGATGGCAAGGAGTTGACCGTGGAGGTTACGCTCCAGGAGCGCGCCAAGGACTAA
- a CDS encoding ATP-binding protein — MFHSLRMRMITIYLGILLIAVVVLGSTFMAINNNEYLESRTAALQKEAALIADTVQGTLLESMMDLRISDKLKYVAEHNNATIWIVDTQGLMVRVGPVQQDERDSFTQEEVAKYLDSVLRGNDLVLSSSTFGGRFTDPMLSVATAIRRDDRIVGAVFMHTKVSELKKTVGTIGRQLWISGIIAAVSGIFLILLMADHMTRPLREMSGAAKKIAQGDFSQRVKVSSRDELGELAASFNRMSADLEGLEQMRRDFVANVSHELRTPMTSVQGFIQGMRDGVIPPEEQPQYMDLVLQETKRLSNLIRELLDLSQIESGQFPLHKSSFDLSELICRILIKRQGMMEQRGIEVHTKLPENPVVLYADPERLEQVFANLLDNAIKFSPEQGVIDITLARDRHGRVTATLEDHGCGIDPKDLPYIFDRFYKVDKAHTPGRGSGLGLSIVKKIIDQHDAEIYVHSALGKGTKFTLVFHGKPLESSKTNA, encoded by the coding sequence TTGTTTCATTCCCTGCGCATGCGCATGATCACCATCTATCTGGGCATTCTGCTGATCGCGGTAGTGGTGCTGGGCAGCACCTTTATGGCCATCAACAACAACGAGTACCTGGAATCGCGCACTGCAGCGCTGCAGAAGGAGGCGGCATTGATTGCCGATACCGTGCAGGGCACGCTGCTGGAGAGCATGATGGATCTGCGCATCAGCGATAAGCTCAAATACGTGGCCGAGCACAACAATGCCACCATCTGGATTGTGGATACGCAGGGGCTCATGGTGCGCGTGGGCCCCGTACAGCAGGACGAGCGCGACAGCTTCACCCAGGAGGAAGTGGCCAAGTACCTCGATAGCGTGCTGCGCGGCAACGACCTGGTGCTCTCGTCAAGCACCTTCGGGGGGCGCTTCACCGACCCGATGCTCTCGGTGGCCACGGCCATCCGGCGCGACGATAGGATCGTGGGCGCGGTGTTTATGCACACCAAAGTCAGCGAGCTGAAAAAGACGGTGGGCACTATCGGCCGCCAGCTGTGGATTTCTGGCATTATCGCCGCGGTGAGCGGCATCTTTTTGATTTTGCTGATGGCCGACCACATGACGCGCCCTCTGCGCGAGATGTCCGGTGCCGCGAAAAAGATCGCGCAGGGAGATTTTTCTCAGCGCGTCAAGGTCTCCTCGCGCGACGAGCTGGGTGAGCTTGCCGCAAGCTTCAACCGCATGAGCGCCGATCTGGAGGGGCTGGAGCAGATGCGCCGGGACTTTGTGGCCAACGTATCGCACGAACTGCGCACGCCCATGACCAGCGTGCAGGGCTTTATCCAGGGCATGCGCGATGGCGTGATCCCGCCCGAGGAGCAGCCCCAGTATATGGACCTGGTGCTGCAGGAGACCAAGCGGCTGAGCAATCTGATCCGCGAGCTGCTGGATCTTTCACAGATCGAGTCGGGTCAGTTCCCGCTGCACAAATCAAGCTTTGATTTATCCGAGCTGATCTGCCGCATCCTCATCAAGCGGCAGGGGATGATGGAGCAGCGCGGCATCGAGGTGCACACCAAGCTGCCGGAAAACCCGGTGGTGCTCTATGCCGACCCCGAACGGCTGGAGCAGGTGTTTGCCAACCTGCTGGATAACGCCATCAAGTTTTCGCCCGAGCAGGGCGTCATCGATATCACCCTTGCGCGCGACCGCCACGGCCGCGTGACAGCCACCTTGGAGGACCACGGCTGCGGCATCGACCCAAAGGACCTGCCCTATATCTTCGACCGTTTCTATAAAGTGGACAAGGCACACACGCCTGGCCGCGGCTCCGGCCTCGGCCTGTCTATCGTCAAAAAGATTATCGACCAGCACGACGCCGAAATCTATGTGCACTCCGCGCTGGGCAAGGGAACGAAGTTTACCCTGGTTTTCCATGGGAAACCTCTGGAATCAAGTAAAACAAATGCTTAA
- a CDS encoding response regulator transcription factor, with protein sequence MEEKEKILIVDDDPNIGHLISLYLRKEGYETETVLRGDEAVEAFKREMPALMLLDVMLPGMDGFAVLRECRKAGDAPVIMLTAKDQTFDKVLGLELGADDYVTKPFDPQELVARVRAVMRRTKPSEDVGKKLEYPNLEINMDTYSVLYNGQVQHLPPKEIELLYYLAAHPGRVFTREQLLEQVWGFDFFGDSRTVDVHIKRLREKIGDASQSWQIKTVWGVGYKFEVK encoded by the coding sequence ATGGAAGAGAAAGAAAAAATCCTCATCGTGGACGACGATCCCAATATCGGCCATCTCATCTCGCTCTACCTGCGCAAGGAGGGCTACGAGACCGAGACGGTGCTGCGCGGGGACGAGGCGGTGGAGGCCTTTAAGAGAGAGATGCCTGCGCTGATGCTGCTGGACGTGATGCTGCCGGGCATGGACGGCTTTGCAGTGCTGCGCGAGTGCCGCAAGGCGGGCGACGCGCCAGTGATCATGCTCACCGCCAAGGACCAGACATTTGATAAGGTGCTGGGGCTGGAGCTGGGGGCGGACGACTACGTCACCAAGCCCTTTGACCCGCAGGAGCTGGTGGCGCGCGTGCGCGCGGTGATGCGCCGCACCAAGCCCAGCGAGGACGTGGGTAAAAAGCTGGAGTATCCCAATCTGGAGATCAACATGGATACCTACAGTGTGCTCTACAACGGCCAGGTGCAGCACCTGCCCCCCAAGGAGATTGAGCTTTTGTACTATCTGGCGGCGCATCCGGGCCGCGTCTTCACCCGTGAACAGCTGCTCGAGCAGGTGTGGGGGTTTGATTTCTTCGGCGATTCGCGCACGGTGGACGTGCACATCAAGCGCCTGCGCGAAAAGATCGGTGACGCCTCGCAGAGCTGGCAGATCAAAACCGTGTGGGGTGTAGGTTATAAATTCGAGGTGAAGTAA
- the xylB gene encoding xylulokinase, producing the protein MARLLGVDIGTSGTKTVLFDEAGRILASATAEYPLYQPHVGWAEQDPQDWWRATAATISEVLHKSGTRPHDVTGIGLSGQMHGMVLLDAQGQVLRKSIIWCDQRTQKQCDDITRIIGGERLIQITANPAITGFTASKIMWVKQNEPQVYEKIAHILLPKDYVRYCLTGEFATEVSDASGMQLLDVPNRRWSDEVLEKLEIQKSWMPQVYESPVVSGKVSERAARATGLAAGTPVVGGGGDQAAGAVGNGIVRQGIVSATIGSSGVVFAHTDKVAIDPKGRVHTFCHAIPGTWHIMGVTQGAGLSLKWLRDAFLGEERELARALCIDPYDLINQEAARAQAGCRGLLFLPYMMGERTPHLDARAKGVFFGLTAAHRRCDMIRSVMEGVGYSLLDCLNIIRQLGCDADVVRASGGGGRSPLWRQMLADMFGRDIATINSAEGPALGVALLAGVGTGVYASVPEACSAAIQEKSRQQPLAENAAVYARYYPIYQQLYHALKPSFDAVDAILAQQA; encoded by the coding sequence ATGGCGAGATTGCTGGGCGTGGATATCGGTACATCGGGCACCAAAACGGTATTGTTTGATGAAGCGGGACGGATCCTTGCCAGCGCAACGGCGGAGTACCCGCTCTACCAGCCGCACGTGGGCTGGGCGGAGCAGGACCCGCAGGATTGGTGGCGGGCGACGGCCGCCACCATCTCCGAGGTGCTGCACAAGAGCGGTACCAGGCCGCACGATGTGACAGGCATCGGCCTTTCGGGGCAGATGCACGGCATGGTGCTGCTCGACGCGCAGGGGCAGGTGCTGCGCAAATCCATCATCTGGTGCGACCAGCGCACCCAGAAGCAGTGCGACGACATCACCCGCATCATCGGCGGCGAGCGCCTGATCCAGATCACCGCCAACCCCGCCATCACGGGCTTTACGGCCTCTAAGATCATGTGGGTCAAGCAGAACGAGCCGCAGGTGTACGAAAAAATCGCGCACATCCTGCTGCCCAAAGATTACGTGCGCTACTGCCTGACGGGGGAATTTGCCACAGAGGTATCCGACGCAAGCGGCATGCAGCTGCTAGACGTGCCCAACCGGCGCTGGTCGGACGAGGTGCTGGAGAAACTGGAGATCCAAAAAAGCTGGATGCCGCAGGTGTACGAGTCGCCCGTGGTGTCGGGCAAGGTGTCCGAGCGGGCCGCGCGCGCGACCGGCCTTGCCGCAGGTACGCCGGTGGTGGGCGGCGGCGGCGACCAGGCCGCAGGCGCGGTGGGAAACGGCATTGTGCGCCAGGGCATCGTCTCGGCCACCATCGGTTCCTCGGGCGTGGTGTTTGCTCATACCGACAAGGTGGCCATCGACCCCAAGGGGCGCGTGCACACCTTCTGCCACGCCATTCCAGGCACGTGGCACATCATGGGCGTCACGCAAGGGGCGGGCCTCTCGCTCAAGTGGCTGCGCGATGCGTTTTTAGGCGAGGAGAGGGAGCTTGCCCGCGCGCTGTGCATCGACCCGTACGACTTGATCAACCAGGAGGCGGCGCGCGCGCAGGCGGGCTGCCGCGGCCTGCTGTTTTTGCCCTACATGATGGGGGAGCGCACACCACATCTGGATGCGCGCGCCAAGGGCGTGTTCTTCGGCCTGACGGCGGCGCACAGACGCTGCGATATGATCCGCAGCGTGATGGAGGGGGTGGGCTACAGCCTGCTGGACTGCCTGAACATCATCCGCCAGCTGGGCTGCGACGCGGACGTGGTGCGCGCCTCGGGCGGCGGGGGCAGAAGCCCGCTATGGCGCCAGATGTTGGCTGATATGTTCGGGCGCGACATCGCCACCATCAACTCGGCCGAGGGGCCGGCGCTGGGCGTGGCGCTGCTGGCCGGCGTGGGCACGGGCGTGTACGCAAGCGTGCCCGAGGCGTGTAGCGCGGCGATTCAGGAAAAATCGCGGCAGCAGCCCCTTGCCGAGAACGCGGCGGTGTACGCGCGGTATTACCCCATCTACCAGCAGCTCTACCATGCGCTCAAGCCCAGCTTTGACGCGGTGGACGCGATTCTGGCGCAGCAGGCGTAG
- a CDS encoding endonuclease MutS2, with the protein MLSQHAAATLQWPKIKEMLASCAKSSMGKEKAMALAPTEHLTLARALQEETLQAESILYRRGDNPMQPFEDIRSLMGRVRAGGVLSMEELLKLAQMLRACGQIAQGMQGHQDIAPNLTSQAAFLAPHRHLEQEISRCILSPEEMSDAASGELASIRRRIRQCNSNIREKLQSMIHSPSIQKCLQDALVTQRGGRYVLPVRQEYRASIPGMVHDQSASGATLYIEPMAVVQINNDLRELVMDERREMARILASLSAQVNEVVDDLAQNIETMSELDAIFARAELARSMDAVQPKLNDVGWINIVRGRHPLIDRAQVVPIDLWMGKDFTTLVVTGPNTGGKTVTLKTVGLFSIMAQSGLFVPAEAGTELCVFADIFADIGDEQSIEQSLSTFSAHMTNIVRILSQVSDRALVLLDELGAGTDPVEGAALAMAILEHLRALRVRTLATTHYSELKAYAMTTDGVQNASAEFDIATLRPTYRLSIGIPGSSNAFEISKRLGLEEALIARARALVSHEDRRFEEVISTAEQEKRAAAAERDQAQRAKLEAERLQAEARKARDAWINQRDKMLARAQEEAQRIVEEAQQESRALIAQMHQLLKEGAAVRPHQMQALQKQLRTQSEKLGERRVAAPKAQQAHQSVDILAVGQKVLLTKFNQKATVLALPNEAGEVQVQAGAMKMMVQKKDLAMVLGGGMPQPSAPQRRNVQINTRAISAELDIRGCRQDEGREKVDKYLDDAVLSGLTEVRIIHGKGTGALRAGMREYLRTHPLVQSVREGKYGEGDAGVSVVTLK; encoded by the coding sequence ATGCTCAGTCAACACGCAGCCGCCACGCTCCAGTGGCCGAAAATCAAAGAGATGCTGGCGTCCTGCGCCAAATCCTCCATGGGCAAGGAGAAGGCCATGGCGCTTGCGCCCACGGAGCATTTGACGCTTGCGCGCGCGCTGCAGGAGGAAACCCTGCAGGCCGAGAGCATCCTTTACCGCCGCGGGGATAACCCCATGCAGCCCTTTGAAGATATCCGTTCGCTGATGGGGCGCGTGCGCGCCGGCGGCGTGCTCTCCATGGAGGAGCTGCTCAAGCTCGCGCAGATGCTGCGGGCCTGCGGGCAGATCGCCCAAGGCATGCAGGGGCATCAGGATATCGCGCCGAACCTCACCAGCCAGGCGGCGTTTCTCGCGCCGCACAGGCACCTGGAACAAGAGATCTCCCGCTGCATCCTCAGCCCCGAGGAGATGAGCGACGCGGCCAGCGGCGAGCTTGCCAGCATCCGCCGCCGCATCCGCCAGTGCAATAGTAACATCCGCGAAAAACTGCAGAGCATGATCCATTCGCCCTCCATACAAAAGTGCCTGCAGGACGCCCTCGTCACCCAGCGAGGCGGCCGCTATGTGCTGCCCGTGCGCCAGGAGTACCGCGCGAGCATCCCAGGCATGGTGCACGACCAGTCCGCAAGCGGCGCCACGCTCTACATCGAGCCCATGGCAGTGGTGCAGATCAATAACGACCTGCGCGAGCTTGTCATGGACGAGCGGCGCGAGATGGCGCGCATTCTGGCCTCCTTAAGCGCGCAGGTTAACGAAGTGGTTGACGATCTGGCGCAGAATATCGAAACCATGTCCGAGCTGGACGCCATCTTTGCGCGCGCGGAGCTTGCGCGCAGCATGGACGCAGTGCAGCCTAAGCTCAATGACGTGGGCTGGATCAACATCGTCCGCGGCCGCCATCCGCTCATTGACCGCGCGCAGGTGGTGCCCATCGACCTTTGGATGGGCAAGGATTTTACCACACTGGTGGTGACGGGCCCCAACACCGGCGGCAAGACCGTCACGCTCAAGACGGTGGGCCTGTTCTCGATCATGGCTCAGTCGGGCCTCTTTGTGCCCGCGGAGGCGGGCACCGAGCTATGCGTGTTTGCGGACATCTTTGCGGACATCGGCGACGAGCAGTCCATCGAGCAATCGCTCAGCACCTTTTCGGCGCATATGACCAACATCGTGCGCATCCTCTCGCAGGTGAGCGACAGGGCGCTGGTACTGCTCGACGAGCTGGGCGCGGGCACGGATCCCGTGGAGGGCGCGGCGCTGGCCATGGCCATTTTGGAGCACCTGCGCGCCCTGCGGGTGCGCACCCTTGCCACCACCCACTACAGCGAGCTGAAGGCCTACGCCATGACCACCGACGGGGTGCAGAACGCCTCGGCGGAGTTTGATATCGCCACCCTGCGGCCCACTTACCGGCTGTCCATCGGCATCCCGGGCAGCTCCAACGCCTTTGAAATTTCCAAGCGCCTGGGCCTGGAGGAGGCGCTCATTGCGCGCGCACGCGCGCTTGTCTCCCACGAGGACCGCCGCTTTGAGGAGGTCATCTCCACCGCGGAGCAGGAAAAGCGCGCCGCCGCGGCGGAACGCGACCAGGCGCAGCGCGCCAAACTGGAGGCGGAGCGCCTGCAGGCGGAGGCGCGCAAGGCGCGCGACGCGTGGATCAACCAGCGCGATAAGATGCTGGCACGCGCGCAGGAGGAGGCCCAGCGCATTGTCGAGGAGGCCCAGCAGGAGAGCCGCGCACTGATCGCGCAGATGCATCAGCTGCTCAAGGAGGGGGCCGCCGTGCGTCCCCACCAGATGCAGGCGCTGCAAAAGCAGCTGCGCACGCAGTCGGAAAAGCTGGGCGAGCGGCGCGTCGCCGCGCCCAAGGCGCAGCAGGCGCACCAGAGCGTGGATATCCTGGCAGTGGGCCAGAAAGTGCTGCTGACAAAATTCAACCAGAAGGCCACGGTGCTTGCCCTGCCCAACGAGGCGGGCGAGGTGCAGGTACAGGCGGGCGCGATGAAGATGATGGTGCAGAAAAAGGACCTGGCCATGGTTTTGGGGGGCGGCATGCCCCAGCCTTCCGCGCCGCAGCGGCGCAATGTGCAGATCAATACCCGCGCCATCTCCGCCGAGCTGGACATTCGCGGCTGCCGGCAGGATGAGGGGCGCGAGAAGGTTGACAAATACCTGGACGACGCCGTGCTCTCGGGGCTGACCGAGGTGCGCATCATCCATGGCAAGGGGACGGGGGCGCTGCGCGCCGGCATGCGGGAGTACCTGCGCACCCATCCGCTCGTGCAATCGGTGCGCGAGGGCAAGTATGGCGAGGGGGATGCGGGCGTCAGCGTGGTGACGCTCAAATAA
- a CDS encoding cell division protein ZapA, translating to MAKVKTTVRIGGKEYTLSGNDTEEYIHRVAIYVDRKMAQIDEANNNLSTTMLAVLTSVNIADELLKIQSESEAMKEEFASLREQVATLTRQNEQLSTEANRLQKENILLREARQTSSAPARK from the coding sequence ATGGCGAAAGTGAAAACCACGGTCCGCATTGGCGGCAAGGAATATACATTGTCGGGCAATGACACGGAGGAGTACATTCACCGCGTTGCCATCTACGTCGACCGCAAAATGGCGCAGATCGACGAGGCGAACAACAATCTCTCCACCACCATGCTGGCGGTGCTTACCAGCGTGAACATTGCCGATGAACTGCTCAAGATTCAGTCCGAGAGCGAGGCGATGAAGGAGGAGTTTGCCTCCCTGCGCGAGCAGGTGGCCACCCTGACGCGCCAGAATGAGCAGCTCTCCACCGAGGCCAACCGCCTGCAGAAGGAGAACATCTTGCTGCGCGAGGCACGGCAGACCTCCAGCGCACCAGCGCGCAAATAG
- the pheT gene encoding phenylalanine--tRNA ligase subunit beta, which yields MNVPLSWLKQYVVIPEDISVQAYSDAMIMSGSEVEGYEQLGRDIDRVVVGQVTCMARHQNSDHLWVCQVDVGQGEDVQIVTGAQNVTVGAKVPVALDGATLPGDVHIKKGKLRGEASWGMLCSGAELNADAQRFPASAVDGIWLLAQDLPVGTDMRDVLGVNDTIIEFKTLANRPDCMSMVGIARETAVTLGTALMLPAVHVRQSGDDIQRYLSVTIQDAKLCPRYSARVVKNIRIAPSPDWMQKALIGCGVRPINNVVDITNYVMLEMGQPMHAFDYACVRGGKITVRPAQAGECIRTLDGKERALEAGMLAICDAEGPIALAGVMGGENSEITEATQMVVLESAHFDGASIRTTSRALGMRTEASARFEKGVYDAGVALALERAAQLFELLDAGDVVSGVVDVYPNPEPPKTFTVSVQKINALLGVEIPAERMCQILEALFFGVEHQGDAITVTVPDWRGDVEGMADIAEEVLRIYGYDKIPSTLMEGGLMTGGRSAAQRAALKIKDFLCGKGLQEITTYSFITPRWLDALRMPADDPKRNVMRILNPLGEELSVMRTEMLPSVLQVMAVNLNRGNAQVSLFETGRVYLPKGADALAQQPDEVKRLCIASNVGDFFDMKGIVEALFDALGAGEGQYKAGGAQMWHPGRKAEIYCQGKLVGEIGEVHPDTLEAFGISERVYAADLDMEALIALCNEDRRYVALPRMPAVTRDLAVVVEESVAVGDMLGAIRRAGGALLERAQVFDIYRGDHVAPDSKSVAFTLVLRAADHTLTDDEVKKLFDKTVRSLGAQFGAALRA from the coding sequence ATGAATGTACCGCTTTCGTGGTTAAAACAATACGTCGTCATCCCCGAGGATATCAGCGTTCAAGCATACAGCGACGCCATGATCATGTCCGGCTCTGAGGTAGAGGGCTACGAGCAGCTGGGCAGGGACATTGACCGCGTGGTCGTAGGACAGGTGACGTGCATGGCGCGCCACCAGAATTCCGACCACCTGTGGGTGTGCCAGGTGGACGTGGGCCAAGGGGAGGACGTGCAGATCGTCACCGGCGCGCAGAACGTCACCGTGGGGGCCAAGGTGCCCGTGGCGCTGGACGGCGCGACCCTGCCGGGGGATGTGCATATTAAGAAAGGAAAGCTGCGCGGGGAGGCGTCATGGGGCATGCTGTGCTCCGGCGCGGAGCTGAACGCCGATGCGCAGCGTTTTCCCGCCTCGGCGGTGGACGGCATTTGGCTGCTCGCGCAGGATCTGCCCGTGGGCACGGACATGCGCGATGTGCTGGGCGTCAACGATACCATCATCGAGTTTAAGACGCTGGCAAACCGTCCCGACTGCATGTCCATGGTGGGCATTGCCCGGGAAACGGCTGTCACATTGGGCACCGCGCTGATGCTGCCTGCCGTGCACGTGCGCCAGAGCGGAGACGATATCCAAAGATATCTGTCGGTAACCATCCAGGACGCCAAGCTGTGCCCCCGTTACAGCGCACGCGTGGTCAAAAATATCCGCATCGCCCCCTCGCCCGATTGGATGCAGAAGGCGCTCATCGGCTGCGGGGTGCGGCCCATCAACAACGTGGTGGATATCACCAACTACGTGATGCTGGAGATGGGGCAGCCCATGCACGCGTTTGACTACGCATGCGTGCGCGGCGGCAAGATTACCGTGCGCCCGGCCCAGGCGGGGGAGTGCATCCGCACGCTGGACGGCAAGGAGCGCGCGCTGGAGGCGGGCATGCTCGCCATCTGCGATGCGGAGGGCCCCATTGCGCTTGCCGGCGTGATGGGCGGCGAGAATTCCGAGATCACGGAGGCAACCCAAATGGTCGTGCTGGAGAGCGCGCATTTTGACGGCGCCTCCATCCGCACCACTTCGCGCGCGCTGGGTATGCGCACCGAGGCCTCCGCACGCTTTGAAAAGGGGGTTTACGATGCGGGGGTAGCGCTGGCGCTGGAGCGCGCGGCGCAGCTGTTCGAGCTGCTGGACGCGGGCGATGTGGTCAGCGGCGTGGTTGACGTTTATCCGAATCCCGAACCGCCCAAAACGTTTACCGTATCGGTGCAGAAGATCAACGCTCTTTTGGGCGTGGAGATTCCCGCCGAGCGCATGTGCCAGATACTGGAGGCGCTCTTTTTCGGCGTGGAGCACCAGGGGGACGCCATCACGGTAACCGTGCCCGATTGGCGCGGCGATGTGGAGGGCATGGCGGATATCGCCGAGGAGGTGCTGCGCATTTACGGCTATGATAAAATCCCTTCCACGCTCATGGAGGGTGGCCTGATGACGGGCGGCCGTTCAGCCGCGCAGCGCGCTGCGCTCAAGATCAAGGACTTCCTCTGCGGCAAGGGGCTGCAGGAGATCACCACCTATTCCTTTATCACGCCGCGCTGGCTTGACGCGCTGCGCATGCCTGCGGACGACCCCAAGCGCAACGTGATGCGCATCCTCAATCCCCTGGGCGAGGAGCTCAGCGTGATGCGCACCGAGATGCTGCCCAGCGTGCTGCAGGTGATGGCGGTCAACCTCAACCGCGGCAACGCGCAGGTTTCTCTGTTTGAGACGGGCCGCGTGTACCTGCCCAAGGGGGCGGACGCGCTCGCCCAGCAGCCCGACGAGGTCAAGCGGCTGTGCATCGCCAGCAATGTGGGCGATTTCTTTGATATGAAAGGTATCGTCGAGGCGCTGTTTGACGCGCTGGGCGCGGGTGAAGGCCAATACAAGGCGGGCGGCGCGCAGATGTGGCACCCGGGCCGTAAGGCGGAGATCTATTGCCAGGGCAAGCTGGTGGGCGAGATAGGCGAGGTGCATCCCGATACGCTGGAGGCGTTCGGCATCAGCGAGCGCGTCTATGCCGCGGACCTGGACATGGAGGCGCTCATCGCGCTGTGCAACGAGGACCGGCGCTACGTGGCACTGCCGCGCATGCCGGCGGTCACGCGCGACTTGGCCGTGGTGGTGGAAGAATCCGTGGCCGTGGGCGATATGCTTGGCGCCATCCGCCGGGCGGGCGGGGCGCTGCTGGAGCGCGCGCAGGTATTTGATATTTACCGCGGTGACCACGTGGCGCCAGACAGTAAATCCGTTGCGTTTACATTGGTGCTGCGCGCCGCCGACCATACGTTGACGGACGACGAGGTGAAGAAGCTCTTTGACAAAACCGTGCGCAGCCTGGGTGCGCAGTTTGGCGCGGCCCTGCGTGCGTAA